In one window of Eubalaena glacialis isolate mEubGla1 chromosome 13, mEubGla1.1.hap2.+ XY, whole genome shotgun sequence DNA:
- the CST8 gene encoding LOW QUALITY PROTEIN: cystatin-8 (The sequence of the model RefSeq protein was modified relative to this genomic sequence to represent the inferred CDS: substituted 1 base at 1 genomic stop codon), producing the protein MTRLWGSCLLLLTILVVLVDSTFLYESAGKVLRESRAISTSSGNVKQCLWFAMQEYNKESKDKSLFQVVKVLQVQLQVTDRLEYFIDAEIARTNCRKLPNGNENGMVKENFKLEKRXMCTFLVGALPWHGNFTVMKKCVDA; encoded by the exons ATGACCAGACTCTGGGGGTCCTGCCTGCTCCTGCTAACCATCCTGGTGGTCCTGGTGGATAGCACATTCCTATACGAGAGCGCAGGCAAGGTGTTGAGGGAATCAAGGGCCATCAGCACCTCAAGTGGCAACGTGAAGCAGTGTCTGTGGTTCGCCATGCAGGAATACAACAAGGAGAGCAAGGACAAATCCCTCTTCCAGGTGGTCAAGGTGCTGCAGGTCCAGCTGCAG GTCACAGATCGTCTGGAATACTTTATTGATGCTGAAATTGCCCGCACCAACTGCAGAAAGCTTCCAAACGGTAATGAAAACGGCATGGTTAAGGAAAACTTCAAACTGGAAAAA AGATGAATGTGCACCTTTCTCGTGGGCGCACTCCCGTGGCACGGCAATTTCACCGTGATGAAGAAGTGTGTGGATGCCTAG
- the LOC133104004 gene encoding probable cystatin-15, whose protein sequence is MFLKLSLLLGLLALGPHVCSWKFEDISKSTPNFRLCVEFAVFHFNEHEPDEYAYKLLWVGRSQRKKYRWIYLMDLELGRTICKKHDEDIDNCPLQEGPEQKKVSCTFIVDSHPWFTQFTLLNSTCQQKWAEEFPAPTAAPFLLKNEGLES, encoded by the exons ATGTTCCTGAAGCTGTCTCTGCTCCTGGGGCTTCTTGCTCTGGGGCCTCATGTCTGCAGCTGGAAGTTTGAGGACATCAGTAAGAGTACGCCAAACTTCCGCTTGTGTGTGGAGTTTGCTGTGTTTCACTTCAATGAACACGAGCCAGATGAGTACGCTTACAAGCTGCTTTGGGTGGGGCGGAGCCAGCGCAAG AAGTATAGGTGGATATATTTAATGGACCTGGAGCTGGGCCgcacaatttgtaaaaaacacgaCGAAGACATTGACAACTGCCCCTTGCAAGAAGGCCCGGAACAGAAAAAG GTGAGCTGCACTTTCATTGTGGACTCACATCCATGGTTTACCCAGTTCACCCTCCTGAACAGCACCTGCCAGCAGAAATGGGCGGAGGAGTTCCCGGCTCCCACAGCAGCTCCTTTTCTCCTGAAGAATGAGGGTCTGGAGTCCTAG